One Glycine max cultivar Williams 82 chromosome 8, Glycine_max_v4.0, whole genome shotgun sequence genomic window, ATGTGTTAGGAGGAGTGTAATAGAGTGTATTGTTagaatttttcttaaaacaaaGACATTTAGTCATCTAGTTTAGTAAAATCCATAATTTTGATCCtttcatcaaattcaaaaaaattatgtgttgatcgataataaattaacttaatatgactcaaatttaatgatatgacacaatataatttatttaatctatGTCATGATCAATGTTAATCTTTTAACCGTCAACGCCGTGAGTTTGAAGGAATAACCAAAACTGtagattttacaaaaataagggactaaatgtctctattttaaaatggatgactaaaattacaatttttttaaaataagggaACTAAATATCTCTAGTTTAAAATAGgagattaaaattatgaattttttaaaaatagagaaacaaaaattacatttaaaacaaaaaatataatggtAGTGAATACAAGTATGGATGATATTCATCCTCATTTCCATCCCCGCTTAAAAAGCTTGAGTAATATCTATACATGTATCCATATCCGATCAAAGCGGATATTTTTCATCAAAGTCGAGACGGGTTTGGGATGATACCCGTGAGTACGTGATTGTTTGTCATGCCTAATTGGTtttcattctaaaaaaaatctctttttctATCTTCCTATTCATTCTctcaatttctcctttaaggATAAAGAGCTATTATACCAAAAGATTaacaaacataaatttattttataaaaccctttaattttttaaactcgATTAAGCAAGCAATATAAGATTAGTAATATGATTATGTTcgaaaaaattaactaaaaagctAGCAAGAAGCTGAAAACTGAAAAGATAGTTGATAACTGAAAGTCAAAAAGttatcttattaaattataagtgttcggTGAGACTAGATgttgaaaagtgtaaaataacagaaaaataataaaatcataattttttaaaaaaatataacaaggaaaatgaataaatataatgaggataaaagtgaaagaaaaatataaaagccAACTGAAATATCTTATCGAACATGATCTATATCTATTGATTCGGTAAGCTACTTAACTTTGatgagatttaatttttatgcaatgTAAAGAGTTTGTAAACTACCAAACAAATGTTGGCACAAGTAATAGCGACTTATTTCTCTTAACCAAGTggtttaaagttttaattttggttGGTCCTTTGAGTATGAAATAAATcacattgaaagaaaaatatttatcttagcTTCTAGTGAAAGTTACTTCGTACCAATatcatttttagaaaaaaaaagtttgtaaaTTGTcgatctattaaaaaaatataataaatatgatttttgaagtgattttaataaatgtaaaaaaatttattgtatttgacgattttttattgaataaatgtcaaaaaaaattatattattagtatatgtagattattttctatttttataataattaacttaaaaactatattaatgataattttttattagttaaaagtgtaaaatattttttactgaaaattaacgtacacaaaatttaaattcacaTGAAATAGCGTGATTTTGATACTTAAATTTGTTAGTATTTTCTTATATGGTAAGTATATAATGTACTagccgaaaaaaaaaatggtaagtATAGTAATATAATAAGACTTTTTTCGtttggagagaaagagaaggaaaatgaaatgaaatgaataataaaatgaggTTGAACTCATACTTTtacattttactttaatttaaaatttttattttctttattttttattgataaatattaattatcaatttgttaatttttattgggaaaaaaatcaaactcatcacctatttcttttttcctttaactTTTTACCACCcagccaattttattttttctaccaATAAAGGAGAATTGGATCTGCATTAAATAAGTCAACCCCGCAGGTTAGATTTTTCAGCCAAGACATAAACTTAGAGCATAGAAACGTACAATGAGCAATTGAAGACAAAAAAGGGTCATGGGTTTAATCttaagaaattttttgaaaCAAGACATTAAATGCCAAATGTAAGAGTGAAGAACTCAGAAGTTGCTACTATAGTAATACACTACTTTGAAGACAAGGAATCTCGTGGGACTGAGCTCAGGTTTAATTTTAGATCAAGTTAAGAAAGTTAGGGCGGATCATAGCATAATAGACAAATAAATGTCTCAGAAAGTCAGAAACAATCctgctcaattttttttgttttttgttctaAAATTACACTGCTGGTCCACCCGTAGTAAAAGCTGAATGGTCAAATTACAATAGCAGAGTTGTTTGTTTGGTCTATCATGTGGCCCTGCTGCAGCAGCATGTCCTCCTAGGTCACTCTCACCCAAAATTGTGGGATTTCACTTTGAATTTAAACTTCAaaccagaaaaaaaataaattaaaatcagttcaagagaaaaaattgaaaaaaataatatttgaattaaagtagagAAAAAAGTACgaaatttacattattttttaaaaattattcaagaaTAGTAATTCCTTCCCCACGATCAAATAAGCACTTAATTGCTTTACTAAATTCATTGTTAAAATTTGAGTTATTCTGtgtttgcaataaaaaaaaatagtgtacaATAGTCACatagaaaataaaacttatgaCTTGATATAGAATATTCAAGTTTTCTATTACAAAGTAGACATTAGTGGGTTTTTTCTCtcacacatattttttttaaaggaaactTTATTTGAAATACAATGGAACACTAGTCCATCATgttataataagaaataaaaataattttatgcaaTAATACAATAAGAATTGTGATAAAATTGTTGATTTAGCAATTGCCTTGAAagtaatatataataagtttgttaaaatttttttaactaaattaattaagtagagtgcataaaaaattataaatcttttgatatttgtctttcatttctacatataaaaaaatttattaactataatcataattaacttaaaaagtcatatttacataatattttatcaGTTGgcaatataaaaagttttatgtgtataaaaattaaattttattcttttcttgttaacataatgtttgatattttttctttttatttcatttaagtaGTAATAGATTTTGTccctttaaattatatatatatatatatatatatatatatatatatatatatatatatatatatgaagaaaaTCTTGTTAGAAGAAAACAATTCATCTTCGAGTATCTTTTAATCTATCAAAAGAGATTAGTATCAATAAAATGTTTGGAAGTTTCTTTGTAATCTTATATTAAGGATATAGTTTCTTAATAAATTGTGCGGTCCATTAGATTAAAGAGTTAATCTATAACTATTGACAAACCAAATAATCTTATGGTGTCATTTTTCTTTCGGATATTTTTATCcctaattattataaacaactataacattttattttaacttccaataataataatatttttttgaacaaATTACATTTaactacatatataaataactttAAGTCTAAACACGGATTacactttataatatatatatatatttaacaagCATGCACGGGACACACAAAATTTGCCAATAAAAAAGGATATTCAACATCTCACCAGAGACACTGTTGTAAACTTGAAATTACTTGATGAAGGTTAACAATAAACAATTGAAAAATGGATAAGGAAAAAGACCTTCagttggaaaagaaaaaagaaaaagcaagtAGTATATGATAGTGGATGTGCTTATTATTACAAACTTGAAAGGGTCAACTCCCCTGAAGTGCCACTGCATGCATTCGTCTGTGCAGTGTTTGGTGGAAGGAATAGCATAAATCCAGCCAAGTCAAATCCCATTCCATTCAGATTTGATAgcacaaaagaaaaggaaaaagaaaagctgtccttactaatttttttttaacgttGGCATCGTCACCATCTATGAAGCACGGACACCCCAGTCCTTTATCATGTCTGGTGTTCGACACGTGCCCGTGTCAGCGTACGACACCGACACGATACCCGCACTACGTtctatattttggacattacaTGTATCCATGTGTCCGTATTCGTATCGTATCCGATGTTCGTGTCGGTGTCGGTACTTTATAGGTCACCATGAGAACCAACATCCCACGAATTCACAGCGTGCTAACAAACAGTCACCTAGGTGTACGAGGTGGGTTTTTGCCACGTGTACACCCCTGTGCTAATGTCCCCTTAGTCCTTCTTCCTCCCCTGTTTCTGTTGCTCTGTTACTCAAGAACAGAGCAACTTCCCCTGCTTCTGCATGAATGAGTGGACAACGGTAAAAATCTTCCACTTGATGGATTTTGTTGTCAATTAGCCTAAGCCTCACATGGATGCTGAAACCACATTAGAAGTGAAGCTTCTTTGTTACGATCATGATCTTTGATATTATGGACACCTTCTAATACATTCCTTCGAAACACATGCTACTTTGGAATtggtttaaatttatgaaaaattataaagtcaaaagaaaaaaaaacaataaatatgatataagatttactaaattttatcatttttgataaatttcaaccgataaaaaaatgttgtagaatatatattaaaaagtgtgttcttaatatttcttatattataattaaaattacagaaAAGActcttttcttaatttataactattataaagaaaataattttatttgatgttatttttctttttgacattgttattctatattattataattcaccacaacaatttatttttaactttcaaaacaAGTTACATCTAATTACATGTATGGATAACTTTCAAGCCCAAGAGTaaagtgtcttttttttttttccagttaaAATAAAGTCGATTATGTATTTAATCAAAATACACTCATAGAATAGCATCATAAAACGGCTtcgtttttcctttttatccgaagacttctttcttcttttttgcatTTTCAGCACATCTCTCCCATGCAGATGGTTATAGAGAACTAAGTCTCAATTCAATCTAAGAAGTAAAGTTATACTTATGATTCAACTTTTCAATTCGTGCTATAAATTCTCCATCgataactataatttttttaatacctaATTTGTCCCTGGCAAATTAGTTTGCCCATGAAACAAGTCGTCCAAGAAGTACTCGTATGTtttaattggatttgaattatACCCAATTTGTAACGGTATGTCAAGCATGGGCTGCTTAACCACTTTAGGCTTCTTTTGTAAACTATTTAATAAAAGGAGGTTATTTTCAAACTATTTACTAAGGGATTAAATATACCTTCTTCATCTTAGATATATCATCGATATCTTTCTCCTCATCCTACGAGTTCTCAACATAtgaattaaatatcatataatcaTCATGATCAAAATCTTCATCTAAATTTGTTGTAAATCTTTGAACTTTTGATTCATTGACAGCTATATTATTCCCACATGATAATAGCGAATTTGTCACATTCAATGCAGGAGCACTGGTAACTACAAGTGTAGCAACCCATTGCGTAAAGTTGGTTAAGTACACACGTTGGCAAAAATCTGATCAAAAGTGGTTACGCCATTGTAAGTGTAGCAACCCATTGCAcaaagctatgccacatgtcatCTTTCCGTTGAATTGCGCTTTGGTgcaatgtaaataaaaatagaccTCCCggtaaataatttgaaaacaacCCCTTTTAGTAAATAGTTTGCAAAAGAAGCCTCCAGTGATGCGTTTGCCGTCAAGCATGTGCATTAATCAAATAGCCTCAATCTGACTTCAAGGCTGAATTTCACCATTGAAATGTACAAATTGACCCTCTTTAGATTTCACAATAATTCTCTCTCACGACCATTAATTTGCTATAGATTACGTGTCTTATATTTTAAGCAACAAGTGCATTGGCACGTAAAGTTAGATCGCTTGCTTTAATCACGAATGGATTTATTTACTTCATTTAGACAAGGATACaaataaatcacaaaaaaaaaaaaatacttttttaaaaaaattatcaagtaAAAAGTACTTCTTGTTTTCAAAATGTGCAAACAAATGTGCCTTCTCACATGAATTCCAAActggagaaaaataaattcactGGTCAAGCAACATAAAATGCCGTTTTCTCTTGTGTTTTCCTTCTAGAGTCGCATCAGCAGTCGGGAACAATGCATGTTGCATGTGTTAAGAACACTTGACGAATATATAAGATTGACTCTATAATTTAAGAAAggataaaggaagagaaaagagaTACCAGgttaccgataaaaaaaaaactttgacaaGACTCAATCAAGTCATTGGATCAAATTTGGATGCTTTGTATTTGGCTGACTAGAAAAAACTGCATCGTTCCTAAATCCAAATTCAACTGGTCACTGTTAAAACTATATTGAATtagtagtttatttttttttttttaaaaattacaccaTTTCAAAAACGTTTtgcaaaaacattttaaaagctttattatttttcataattattaatcGGTTACCAAACAGCAACTAAATATGCTGAAATCTAAACTGGTTATTATCATTCATTCATTACGATTCACTTCATTTCAAAAtcaagcaaagaaaaataacCAAACAAAATTACATTAAGTGAAAACTTTTAAATCTTCCGTCTTCCTATTAatccttttatttattaaataaataaaatgtttatatttttaaaaaatattaaatatattttttactttttatgttttatttataaaatattgagaAGATTAATCATCAACTTTTATAGCATTGCTCTTAgttaaacttataaaatttatttcaagatGTTACGCAGCATCAAATATAGCAGTATTCATTTGTAAGCTCATGATTTCACATCCACTTCTTGAACAGCCCTAACACACGATTGATTTATAGAAGTTGAAGCAAAAATGGTTTCTTTTAGGAATTGTTTGGGTAAGCTTCTTTGAACAACATCTACATAGGCTAAAATAAGAAACATGAATTTCTCATTAGCTAACTTATAAAAACtctcttataatttttctaaaatataagaGAACATCTACAAAATAACTAATAGTTAGTGAAGAAttcattataatttatgaaaaaactcATCTCATtaattcttcttattttcttctcctagaaGAGCTTCTAAAGAAGCTTAGCTTACCCAAACAGATCCTAATTCTTTTGAGTTGAAGCTGTGCTGCTAAACTCTCCAATTTATATGATGATAACATACATGAGATAATGAAATATAATGTTGGTTGCGGGATTAAGGACCCAGAGGAGGAAAAGATCACAAATTTGATCTCTCtcattaacaaaaactaacgaTTAACATttgtcaagaaaaaaaaaatgtgatgatAACAAACAAAAACTCAATACATTTCAAACCATGAAGTGATAAGAATGAAGAAGATAACCAGAAGCAAACCACACCTATATCATCTACAATGCAGAGTGGAAATCCTTTTAAGAAAAATGGGGATGCTATAACTAAAAAGACAAGTTGCAGAAGTAGAACTAACTGATAAAAAAAGGAATTTAAATGCAAACGATAAAACAAGCTTGATATCATAATTAGCACTTAGTATATAGTTTCTCTCGCCACAGTCGACTTTTGTACAACTTGCAGTTTAATACTTTAGCAAGTTACATCATTATGTTATAACCCCCAACCGTCTgcctatcaaaacaaaaaaaacaatcatctaTAAACAGTCAtactaaaataatcataaataaaatcaaaccatGTTGCATTAGACTACAATACCTGAACTGTCAAATCAGAGTGCATTCTAGCTATCATAATCTATTTATATGCAGCCTTGGATCCAAGTAATTTTGATTAGAAATATATACTACATCAAGATGATGTTAGGACTCCCCAATACCAAATAAAGCCAAAAACAGGCCATGTATTTACAGTGGGGACGATGAGAGTAGCCATTGCAGGATCAATCAAATGCTATAGGAATGAAATTATCATCGTCTAAAAGCATATCAATATCAATCAAATCCTCCATACCATCAACTGTCTCTTCAGAATTGATCAAACCCTCGTTAGATGCCTGCCAGATATCAAACAACTATGAGCATATCATTAAGCCAAACATTAAAGTGTTTAGACACCTGCCAGATGTTAACAAATACCTTGGTTTGACGGAAGTCCTCAACAACATTTAGCAGACGCCGGTATTGAGCACGTGCCTCTGGATACTGAGCCATGGACTTCACCCTTGATAGGGCCTTTTggatcttttcttccttttgtttCCGTCCCTCCTTGAGATAATCATAATCATCCTCTTTCAGAGAATTATTTTGTTGATCGGGGACTTCATTAATGACATTTGGTCGAAATCCACGTAAACCACTACCCTTGCGCCTCCAACGTAATATGATCTTCTCCAGGATTCCCACAGACCAGATGATTGGTTTATACTGTTTCCTTACTTGGTGACCTCTTACATGGGCCTTGACACCACAGATTTCAACAGTCAGTGGAAGCATGTGCCAAGTGCATAgggacacaaaaaaaaaatgaaagataggaaaaaaaaccaaaaaaaaaagcaggaaAATCTCTGAAGTagtcatattttctttttgggaAAGGGAGCCAGGTGGAGGTTACATTGGAGGTACAAGTAGCAAAGTAGGGGAAGGGTAAAGTTGCTTGGCAAACATCAACTTCACACTTAAGTCTTAAAAGACTCAGGCCAGAGATAATTGAACTTAAAGCTTTGGGAAGTCACTGTATCTTTTCTGGTAGCTTCctaaatctttttttcttaattttttgtgaATATAAGTTGTGTCCTCAAATTGAATTTTCTACTTTACAGGTCGTGGCAGGAGGATAAGGAAGGACTTTTAGGCAACAAGTGCTATAtatgatatcttttggtgtaCTTTCTTGGGAGTTAAATGCTTTTAAGGCCCACTAGGTGCGCAAGCTcatgatatgatgaatgttaACACAACACCAAATCACTAAGTAAATGCATGGAATGATGGAAGGAAGAACCCAATATAAAGAACATTTTACTGCATGCTTTCCTCACATTCTGGATTGTTTTCTCcagtttttgtttttgacaATCCCAATGTGTGATCCACATGTATACACTAGTTATAGTAGGAGCAAAGAGATGCAAAAGTTTAAGAAGCATTTTTCCATTCTTATCCAGAGTTTTTATCAATCAAAATCTTCAATGCAATCAATTCTCCACCTTTAATTTCCAAAATAGCAGAATAATTAGTAAGATGATTTGATGAAAAATTAAGACCATCTAACAATATACatgtttacttaaaaaaaagtccagaataataaaaatgaaaaatcaagtaaaaagaaCAGATCAATGAACCTGGATTTTAACAACTCTTTGACGAATCATCAAgaattcttttctcttcttccaaCCACGAAACTTTTTCTGTATCTGTACTGCAGCAGCATTGGCTAAACCATCTCCTTGTCCAGATTTGCATGCTCTGGAAGCTAGAAGGGAAAGTGCTTGCTGATCTGACAATCCAAGCTCATCACTTTCATACTGAGTTAACTGCTTCCTCTGGAATGACTGCATTCTGTATACTTGATGTATACGATCAGCAGCTTGTGTTGCATTACGCACAGCAGTAAGCGAATCCTTGAGGCAGAGATCTGGCATATCACCAAAGTGCACGGGTGTTGCAGATCGTTCTGAAACTGTCTGCACCGCTTTCATTCCTGAAATTTCTTGCCGACCACCTTTTTGATCATCCATTGTGAGGGTTTCGAGGTGGTGAGTTAATGAAGACTCGGCAAGAAAACCAGAAATTCCTTTGTGCCCATAGCTAGAGGCAAGATCTGCAGCTGTTCTACCTGCTGGAGATGAGGGAGATGGATCTGTCAATGCTCCACAATCTGCACCCATGGAGACAAGGACAGCAACTGTGCGCTCTCTGATAAAAGGACAaagaataacaagaaaaaaaatcatgttatgcTGAACATAATATATTTGAGAAAGTCAATGCTGAAAGCAGATTGTGATTTGCCTTTGACTAACCAAAGCAATTGCTCTAGGGATAACTCTAAGTTAgctaatttactattttacacACACAATAAAAACTGAAGCAACGTTTAGAACTAAAACAATCTAAATATTAGGGGAGGGAGAGGAGGGGAACAAGTCCATTCATCTAAAACACTGGATATTTCTTAACCACACTTTAAAGAAAGAAACTTAGATTTGTTTCATATGTTGCGGTAAATGAAGGTTCAACAAGATTAACAGACATAACTTATGTTCAACAAACTGTACTcaataaagaggaaaaaaatctCAAGGAACCTTACCTGCCACAGGATGCAGCCCAATGAAGAGCTGTCCATCCATTCACATCTCGGAAGTTGATATTAACTCCAGCAGATATAATTGGATTTATGGCCCAATCATAGCCAAGAAAAGCTGCTAAATGTAGCACACCTTGCCCATCCTCATCTAATACATTTGGCCCTTTACCACTCTCAGTTACTTTGTGAAGAAGCCATGAGTACAGCTTCTCTTTAAACTGCTTGTGAAACAGATGCTCCTTCACCATGTGTTGGGATATATCCAATTCTGTAGTCACTTCATCCTTAATTGAATATTCCTCCACCTCTCTCAGTGAAATGAGCTGAAAAATCAAGTTTCTTTTCTCCATATCACCCTCAAAAGAATGATTTGAAGGGTCCACTGgctttaaagaaagaaaatcctcTAGTCGCAAATGAAGCAGAATTTCAGAACTGTTATAAAAATCTGCAAAATCTACATTTCTGGCAAAGCCCTCTCTGAAATCGAATTCCCGCACTTCACTACAAGCTAACCTATTGGAACATGTCACATAGAAAGGGACCCGTCCAACCTTATGACGCGGAGCTTGACAGCACAAAATTCCATCAGCTAAGACCTTGGCGGGAATCTCAACTTCCCCAAACATACAGGACCAGTTGCAGGTTGTCACCTCTGGTTGACTCTTCAAAAATGATCCAATAATCAACACCTGTATAGTTTTGAACAGGATAAGATGTCAATCAAACTACATCctattcttcttcattttatCTTGCAATAGACTCAATCTCAactagaaaaagaagtaaaaccatTAATCATATATAACATACAAAAGGAGAGGGGGAAAAGAAGGAAGAGTGTCAGATGTGTTATGAAATACCAAGATGCAgaagaaatacaaaaataaatacaaaatggagggcattacaaattaaaaaattaagagcaAAAACTGCAAATATCTGACTAGGACAAGCATTTGATATTtgaggagaaaagaaaaagttcttATGGTCAATGAAAATGACATGTATACATATTAAGTACTTATTCATATAATAACTAATAGGAAGGGAGAAAAGGAGACCACAGAACCAGTAAACAGTTggcagaaaaaaattattttttcgaTTGTAATGGAATCTGACATTttttaacaacaacaataataataatatagattTTCCACAAGATCAGTACCTCAATTTCGGACTCAGCATAAGCCCATTTAGGTGAAAAATCATTTATACTAAACAGTTGATCTTGAGAGAGAGATGGGCTCAATGAGGTATCATCTATCACATGCTGGCATTCATCTGTACTCCATGAAATACCAGGTGAGGACTGCATATTCAAATCAGCCACCTCTCCAAGTTCCTTAGTAATCCACCGAGAGAAGCTATCAACCTTCTTCAGGCTCTCGTCTTTGTCCAATAATGTGCGCTTCACTGTTAAGCCATAGTTGATAGTTTCTTCATCAGGAACTTTATTTGCAGAATTGGATTTTAGTGCATGTTGAGATTGTCCATCTTCAAGCTCTTGTAGATAGTTTTGCTGCATAGGCTGCTCTTTTGGTTCACCATTAAAACTGTACAGGATCGCAGCACTTTCAGAACATGCATTACGAGTTTCATTCCCTAGTAAACCGGTGCCATAATCAGATCTAAATTGCAGACCAAATGTCTGGGTTTGGGTTAACATTGGCATGCCTCCTGAATTGTCTTCAAAAGGAATCTgagtcaaattaaataaaaaaataaatagttatatttttcAGCAAAATCTCATTAGTAGTAGTAGTTTGAAATTACATATAAGAGAAACCAAAGTTAAAAGTATCAGTTTCAAATTAAGCAATCAAAAAATACAATTGACACCAAGCCAACCCCCAGTCATTTTTTTAAAgccaacaaattaaaatatattatgaaaacCAACACCCAGTCATGGTTACCCAACAAGTTATTTACGAAGAGTTCAAGCAAATAAATACCTATCTCAACAAAAAGATTGGATACGGATACATCTGGAGAAAGTTCgagttactaaaaaaattgtaatctgGAATTATGGCTCTTAGAATTTGGGTTTGGTTTTAACTCAACCCTACAAAATCGGCTTATAAGGTGAGAGTTACcccccacttatatactctatcttgaCACTATCTCTATGCCGGACTTGGGTTTTTCCCAACAATAGCATTTCTAGACTTTCAGAAacaattcaaaaccttttaatATGACAAATGCAGCCCGACACCAGATAGTTAATATATTCATCATTAagttaaactaaaattattaatgaaaatagcaGTTCAAGTGTGCACAAGCTTTAGTCCCATAAAACTGTCAAATTATGTCTTTTCCATCCTCAAAAATAATAGCCGTATATGTGAGATAATTCTACTGATAGATATACTATGCGGTAACAGTATGTACCTGCCAATTTGATTGGAGAGACTGAGAGCTCTCTGCTACCTCAGTGAGACCACTTTTGCTCATTAAAAGGTCACTAAAAATGGTATGTTCTTGTTCAAGGACATCTCCCATTGAACTAGATGGAATGGAAGGAGATGATGCAAGAGAAGGATCATTATGCAATTTGGCAGTGC contains:
- the LOC100780357 gene encoding calmodulin-binding transcription activator 2, yielding MAEGASYGLRRSLDIQQLQFEAQHRWLRPAEICEILRNYRMFHITSEPHNRPPSGSLFLFDRKVLRYFRKDGHNWRKKKDGKTVKEAHEKLKIGSVDVLHCYYAHGEENENFQRRSYWMLEPDMMHIVFVHYLEVKGNKNIVVNTEGDEIPSDSQKVTSSSSSLPTHHSSVPSLSTDSVSPTTSLMSLREDADSEDIHQASSGLRPLYESQHSGNGPLTEKIGAGSNSSYLIHPFSGDYEQSSISGTDYIPVVHGDKFRGNDTAYIDGQKTHDVATWSTVLQSTAKLHNDPSLASSPSIPSSSMGDVLEQEHTIFSDLLMSKSGLTEVAESSQSLQSNWQIPFEDNSGGMPMLTQTQTFGLQFRSDYGTGLLGNETRNACSESAAILYSFNGEPKEQPMQQNYLQELEDGQSQHALKSNSANKVPDEETINYGLTVKRTLLDKDESLKKVDSFSRWITKELGEVADLNMQSSPGISWSTDECQHVIDDTSLSPSLSQDQLFSINDFSPKWAYAESEIEVLIIGSFLKSQPEVTTCNWSCMFGEVEIPAKVLADGILCCQAPRHKVGRVPFYVTCSNRLACSEVREFDFREGFARNVDFADFYNSSEILLHLRLEDFLSLKPVDPSNHSFEGDMEKRNLIFQLISLREVEEYSIKDEVTTELDISQHMVKEHLFHKQFKEKLYSWLLHKVTESGKGPNVLDEDGQGVLHLAAFLGYDWAINPIISAGVNINFRDVNGWTALHWAASCGRERTVAVLVSMGADCGALTDPSPSSPAGRTAADLASSYGHKGISGFLAESSLTHHLETLTMDDQKGGRQEISGMKAVQTVSERSATPVHFGDMPDLCLKDSLTAVRNATQAADRIHQVYRMQSFQRKQLTQYESDELGLSDQQALSLLASRACKSGQGDGLANAAAVQIQKKFRGWKKRKEFLMIRQRVVKIQAHVRGHQVRKQYKPIIWSVGILEKIILRWRRKGSGLRGFRPNVINEVPDQQNNSLKEDDYDYLKEGRKQKEEKIQKALSRVKSMAQYPEARAQYRRLLNVVEDFRQTKASNEGLINSEETVDGMEDLIDIDMLLDDDNFIPIAFD